A single Vibrio sp. YMD68 DNA region contains:
- the lpoB gene encoding penicillin-binding protein activator LpoB produces the protein MKKSVIALLGLAVILGGCSNKVSYGDSQAVETTTVDFGSTDLQTIAGEMIDSMMMSGSVAVITQDSRPIVFVERIKNKTTEHIDTESITDSISTKMLNSGKFRFVDMDRVESVRDQLNFQNNDELVNQSTAIQFGKMVGAQYMLYGNLSSIVKNAGSDKDVYYKMTMRLMDLETGLIEWADETEIRKQESKSFLGM, from the coding sequence ATGAAAAAAAGTGTCATAGCGCTGCTAGGCTTAGCGGTTATTTTGGGTGGCTGTTCAAACAAAGTGAGTTACGGCGATTCACAAGCGGTCGAAACCACGACGGTTGATTTTGGATCGACTGATCTGCAAACCATCGCAGGTGAAATGATTGATAGCATGATGATGTCGGGCTCTGTGGCTGTCATTACTCAAGATTCGCGCCCAATCGTTTTTGTGGAACGAATCAAAAACAAAACAACAGAACATATTGATACTGAATCGATTACGGATTCAATCAGCACCAAAATGCTGAATTCTGGTAAGTTCCGCTTTGTCGATATGGACCGAGTTGAGTCGGTTCGAGATCAATTAAACTTTCAAAACAACGATGAGCTAGTGAATCAAAGCACGGCGATTCAATTTGGTAAAATGGTCGGCGCTCAATATATGCTTTACGGGAACCTTTCAAGCATCGTAAAAAATGCGGGCAGTGACAAAGATGTTTACTACAAAATGACCATGCGACTAATGGATTTAGAAACTGGCCTGATTGAGTGGGCTGATGAAACTGAGATTCGCAAACAGGAATCCAAGAGCTTTCTAGGTATGTGA
- the ycfP gene encoding alpha/beta hydrolase YcfP, which yields MIIYLHGFDSTSPGNHEKILQLQFIDEDVRFINYSTLHPKHDMQHLLKEVHKVIEQAKDEKTFICGVGLGGFWAERIGFLCGIKQVIFNPNLHPERNMAGRIDRPEEYEDIATKCVEKYRLKNKGRCLVILSTSDEIHDNKQTAQELEEFYDIIWDENQSHKFAKISQHLQAMKAFKDS from the coding sequence ATGATTATATATTTACATGGATTTGATTCTACAAGCCCTGGGAATCACGAGAAAATATTGCAGCTTCAGTTTATTGACGAGGATGTCCGATTCATTAACTACAGCACGCTCCATCCGAAGCATGACATGCAGCATCTACTAAAAGAAGTGCATAAAGTCATCGAGCAAGCTAAAGACGAAAAAACGTTTATTTGTGGTGTCGGCTTAGGGGGATTTTGGGCAGAACGCATTGGCTTCTTGTGTGGTATTAAACAGGTGATTTTTAATCCTAATTTACACCCAGAACGCAACATGGCGGGTAGAATTGATCGGCCCGAAGAATATGAAGACATCGCGACGAAGTGTGTTGAGAAATACCGATTGAAAAATAAAGGTCGCTGTTTAGTGATTCTATCGACCAGTGATGAGATACATGACAACAAGCAAACCGCTCAAGAACTTGAAGAGTTTTACGATATTATTTGGGACGAGAATCAAAGCCACAAATTTGCTAAGATATCTCAGCATCTTCAGGCAATGAAGGCGTTCAAAGACAGTTAA
- a CDS encoding methyl-accepting chemotaxis protein, translated as MKGSVIRRMYGGFTLIIIMFAVITVLMLNGMSQIHTNFESVSKVSLPLVSTSNQTAVQLLSADKSFKDFLTTQNADRMAAMREEFALAKERFSATLMQLQQASVNQSTLADSIEQLKAMEERYFSEAAEAMDNYEAMFAAQAQVQQSTRQFQRLHSELSAGMKEYVDDQSSISVKVMAKSYFIKLKDAEVITSDALASSDVEFVNKAVNKNKKAVTHLNYAFRGLATQLPELKKAFQESVDNFSRDVGKKGGVLDQHNSYLLAKAALYDNIGNLAIEVDNAMAILDSFNGVASDKLNASLTEAGDVYDQGVIKAVIICAIVVIFATAIGYHIAQSVREPLTRILKTLESLTEGDMTQRIDIRYNNEFSRVSGHINSLADNLHNVLVELNDASDNLTSTANTNQATSSHAQGQLSSQREQTSNVATAMTEMAHSVQEVAQSAQSSQKMVQQVETASDSGRQIMSTNISTINQLESRLNESVDAVGELQKMSSQIGSILDVIRNIAEQTNLLALNAAIEAARAGEQGRGFAVVADEVRVLAQRTTESTSEIESMIANLQSSSSSASKVIESCKNDMELSVEQASNANSAMEEIQALILEISHMSSHISQAASEQNETTSEIAKNIEEINLIADSSYQAMSEIADTSANLTRLASQQGELVHRFKL; from the coding sequence ATGAAAGGATCGGTCATTAGGCGTATGTATGGTGGATTCACCCTCATCATTATTATGTTTGCTGTTATTACAGTATTAATGCTGAATGGCATGAGCCAAATCCACACAAATTTTGAATCGGTATCTAAAGTGTCTTTACCTTTAGTATCGACATCCAACCAAACAGCGGTGCAACTGCTCTCTGCTGATAAGTCGTTTAAAGACTTTCTAACCACCCAAAATGCCGATCGTATGGCAGCAATGCGCGAAGAATTTGCGCTGGCGAAAGAACGTTTTTCTGCAACTCTCATGCAACTGCAACAAGCCAGCGTAAACCAAAGCACGCTCGCCGATAGCATTGAACAGCTAAAAGCAATGGAAGAACGCTATTTCTCTGAAGCAGCAGAAGCCATGGACAACTATGAAGCCATGTTTGCAGCACAAGCTCAAGTACAGCAATCAACCCGTCAATTTCAACGTCTGCATTCTGAACTGAGCGCAGGAATGAAAGAATACGTTGATGACCAAAGCAGTATTTCTGTCAAAGTTATGGCAAAAAGCTACTTCATCAAATTAAAAGACGCTGAAGTCATCACCTCTGATGCGCTTGCAAGCTCAGATGTCGAGTTTGTGAATAAAGCCGTAAATAAAAATAAGAAAGCGGTCACTCACTTAAACTACGCATTTCGCGGGCTAGCCACACAGTTGCCGGAACTTAAAAAAGCCTTCCAAGAGTCGGTGGATAACTTCAGCCGTGATGTCGGTAAAAAAGGCGGGGTATTGGATCAGCATAATAGCTATTTGCTCGCCAAGGCTGCTCTTTATGACAATATTGGTAACCTCGCGATTGAAGTCGATAATGCCATGGCTATTTTGGATTCATTCAATGGTGTTGCCTCTGACAAGCTAAACGCATCATTAACAGAAGCGGGCGATGTTTATGACCAGGGTGTCATCAAAGCGGTGATCATTTGCGCTATCGTGGTTATTTTTGCAACCGCTATCGGGTACCACATTGCCCAAAGTGTTCGAGAGCCACTGACTCGTATTTTGAAAACGTTAGAAAGCCTGACAGAAGGTGACATGACGCAGCGTATCGATATTCGATACAACAATGAATTCAGCCGAGTGAGTGGTCATATCAACTCATTGGCGGATAACCTTCACAATGTCCTTGTTGAATTGAATGATGCGTCTGACAATCTAACCAGCACCGCCAATACAAACCAGGCAACCTCTAGTCACGCTCAGGGGCAACTAAGCTCTCAGCGCGAACAAACCTCTAACGTTGCAACAGCAATGACAGAGATGGCGCACTCGGTACAAGAAGTCGCACAAAGTGCGCAAAGCTCTCAGAAAATGGTTCAGCAAGTGGAAACCGCGTCAGACTCTGGCAGACAAATCATGAGCACCAATATATCAACCATCAACCAGTTAGAATCTCGTCTTAATGAATCCGTCGATGCCGTGGGTGAATTACAGAAAATGAGCAGTCAAATCGGTTCTATTTTGGATGTTATTCGCAATATCGCTGAGCAAACCAATCTTCTTGCACTGAACGCAGCAATCGAAGCCGCTCGAGCGGGAGAGCAAGGCCGAGGATTTGCGGTCGTTGCAGATGAAGTACGTGTCCTTGCGCAGCGAACTACAGAGTCAACCAGTGAAATCGAAAGCATGATCGCCAATTTACAAAGCAGTTCATCGTCTGCCAGTAAAGTGATCGAAAGCTGTAAAAATGATATGGAACTCTCGGTTGAACAGGCTTCCAATGCCAACAGTGCAATGGAAGAGATTCAAGCGCTTATCTTAGAAATCAGCCATATGAGTTCACATATTTCTCAAGCAGCGAGTGAGCAAAATGAGACCACCTCTGAGATCGCCAAAAACATTGAAGAGATAAACCTAATTGCTGATTCAAGCTATCAGGCGATGTCTGAGATAGCAGACACCAGTGCAAACCTCACCCGCTTAGCCAGCCAGCAAGGAGAGTTGGTGCATCGCTTTAAGTTGTAA
- a CDS encoding YcfL family protein yields MKHWFLVLCATLFISGCADNTAGLRVDGATQNVIFGDNVLGTRLVIDDIATTDVDGRARGVVRVTSNYTGDQHVQYRFYWYDDEGLEVNTKLSPWRKAIVRGFESIALSEVSINPNGTQFRVQIRELDN; encoded by the coding sequence ATGAAACATTGGTTTTTGGTTTTATGTGCGACATTGTTCATCAGCGGCTGTGCAGACAATACCGCAGGGCTTAGGGTTGATGGAGCAACTCAAAACGTCATTTTTGGTGATAATGTCCTTGGTACGCGTTTAGTCATTGATGATATCGCGACAACAGACGTGGACGGCCGTGCACGAGGTGTTGTAAGGGTCACCAGCAATTATACCGGAGACCAACACGTTCAGTATCGATTCTACTGGTATGACGATGAAGGTTTAGAAGTGAATACCAAGCTTTCACCATGGCGCAAAGCCATCGTGAGAGGGTTTGAGTCAATTGCCTTATCAGAAGTGTCAATTAATCCTAATGGGACACAGTTTCGAGTACAAATTCGTGAGTTAGACAATTAA
- a CDS encoding peptidoglycan binding protein CsiV has translation MKKLIPLLLFLVSMPTLAERQFDIEVIIFKRAVDAEKTSESWPVSLPELDLSRAGKFSDSEFRDIKKVSMLPYGEYHLTDQVQSLKKHAGFDVLLHKAWRQGDQGRGSAPVFHIQAGSDYAASFNPDGSEKVAFSEVSPVEGVIEESFDRPLYELEGKLQIYVQHYLYAETQLDLKSPSIRKVAFEETQLDDDFDVQQLEQNQSESGLVLSDTEKATVLAGNMENVSPTITTEQYLKSYRMDQKRRMRSTETHYLDHPLLGIVIQVRRVEKG, from the coding sequence ATGAAAAAACTGATCCCACTGCTGCTCTTTTTAGTTTCGATGCCGACATTAGCTGAGAGACAATTTGATATAGAAGTGATCATTTTTAAACGTGCTGTCGATGCCGAAAAAACCAGCGAGTCTTGGCCTGTATCGTTACCTGAACTTGACCTCAGCAGAGCAGGTAAGTTTTCTGATTCAGAGTTTCGTGATATCAAAAAGGTATCCATGCTTCCTTATGGTGAATATCACCTGACGGATCAAGTTCAGTCATTAAAAAAGCATGCCGGGTTCGACGTTCTTTTGCATAAAGCATGGCGACAAGGAGATCAAGGTCGAGGATCAGCTCCTGTGTTTCATATTCAAGCTGGCAGTGACTATGCCGCCAGCTTTAACCCAGATGGCTCTGAAAAGGTTGCGTTTAGTGAAGTATCACCCGTAGAAGGGGTTATTGAAGAAAGCTTTGATCGCCCTTTGTACGAACTGGAAGGCAAGCTTCAAATTTATGTTCAGCATTATCTCTATGCGGAAACACAACTGGATCTCAAAAGCCCAAGTATTAGAAAAGTGGCGTTTGAAGAGACACAACTTGACGACGACTTTGATGTACAGCAACTCGAGCAGAACCAATCCGAGTCAGGGCTAGTGCTCTCCGACACTGAAAAAGCGACGGTTTTGGCTGGAAATATGGAGAATGTCTCCCCAACCATCACCACCGAACAGTATTTAAAGAGTTACCGAATGGACCAAAAGCGTCGTATGCGCAGCACTGAAACACACTACTTAGACCACCCATTGCTGGGGATCGTCATTCAAGTCCGTCGTGTGGAGAAAGGTTAA
- a CDS encoding phosphotransferase, translating into MARMSWQEACLLDGSLQSLDHFFNGSPTYAQTLTGGLTNRCWKVVLPNNDCYVWRPITPITTAFAISRIQEYQLLSSIESSRLGPKAILVNEHGLLVEWIEGESLASGLSFDSLLKTMVAIHSLDTSRVPVAPFSFTARVDHYWLQIAENYKNDDLKSLYQRYRSAPSLPDVGTVLCHFDLAGYNMVKTESSHRVIDWEYASIADPRLDLTLSIHVAQQQPLESVYRYCQLREIEGVDDWVEGVLAWLPRIQMMSMLWYQLAYQLWGDDQFLIESQSLIKAFNDGSITHADTKIIT; encoded by the coding sequence ATGGCTAGAATGTCGTGGCAAGAAGCTTGTCTGTTAGACGGGTCACTACAATCGTTAGATCACTTCTTTAATGGCTCCCCTACGTATGCGCAAACATTAACCGGGGGGTTAACTAATCGTTGTTGGAAAGTGGTGTTACCCAACAACGATTGCTATGTTTGGAGACCCATTACTCCTATTACTACCGCCTTTGCTATCTCTCGTATTCAAGAATATCAGCTCCTTTCATCGATTGAATCTTCTCGTCTTGGCCCTAAAGCTATTTTGGTTAATGAACATGGCTTACTGGTCGAGTGGATTGAGGGTGAATCACTCGCCTCTGGCTTGAGTTTTGACTCATTACTGAAAACCATGGTGGCGATTCATTCACTTGATACGTCGCGTGTTCCTGTTGCGCCATTCAGTTTCACCGCCAGAGTCGATCATTATTGGTTGCAGATTGCAGAAAACTATAAGAATGACGACCTCAAATCCCTGTATCAACGTTATAGAAGTGCGCCAAGTTTGCCCGATGTGGGTACCGTATTATGCCATTTCGATTTGGCTGGTTACAATATGGTCAAAACAGAGTCGAGCCATCGGGTTATTGACTGGGAGTACGCATCGATCGCGGACCCTAGACTAGACCTTACATTGAGTATTCATGTGGCCCAGCAGCAACCTTTAGAATCAGTATATCGATACTGTCAGTTACGAGAAATTGAAGGCGTGGATGACTGGGTCGAAGGTGTTCTTGCTTGGTTGCCACGCATTCAAATGATGTCGATGCTATGGTATCAATTGGCTTATCAGCTTTGGGGAGATGATCAATTCTTAATAGAATCGCAATCTCTTATAAAAGCATTCAATGATGGCAGCATCACTCACGCTGATACTAAAATTATAACGTAA
- a CDS encoding NAD(P)/FAD-dependent oxidoreductase: protein MAHIIVVGGGAGGLELATKLGRTLGKKRTAKITLVDRKASHLWKPLLHEVATGSLDAGVDALSYRAHAKNHGFEFQMGSLESIDRESKSITLSELKDEQGELLMPSRQLQYDILVLAIGSTSNDFNTPGVRDHCIFLDSPEQAHRFRTEMNNEFLKLHANNGNGSVDIAIVGAGATGVELSAELHNAVKELRTYGFGDLDSSKLNVNLVEAGECILPALPPRISSAAHLELTKLGVNVRTTTMVTKAESDGLVTKDGDKIKAKIMVWAAGIKAPDFMKDIAGLETNRINQLVVTDTLQTTRDETVFAIGDLAQCTQEDGSFVPPRAQAAHQMSSHVYKNIVALLANKPLKPYVYKDHGSLVSLSRFSTVGSLMGNLTKGSMMVEGRIARVVYISLYRMHQMALHGAIKTGLMMLVGRINRVLRPNLKLH, encoded by the coding sequence ATGGCACATATTATTGTCGTCGGTGGCGGTGCGGGTGGTCTTGAATTGGCCACTAAGCTCGGTAGGACGTTAGGGAAGAAAAGGACAGCCAAAATTACGCTCGTCGATCGTAAAGCCAGTCACCTCTGGAAGCCTCTATTACACGAGGTAGCAACAGGCTCGCTCGATGCTGGTGTTGATGCACTGAGCTATCGCGCTCACGCTAAAAATCACGGTTTTGAGTTTCAAATGGGCAGCTTAGAGAGCATCGATCGTGAGTCGAAAAGCATTACTTTAAGTGAATTAAAGGATGAACAGGGCGAGCTTTTGATGCCAAGTCGTCAGCTTCAATACGACATCCTTGTTTTAGCCATCGGTTCAACGTCAAATGATTTCAATACACCGGGAGTACGTGACCACTGTATTTTCCTAGACAGCCCTGAACAGGCGCATCGCTTTCGCACTGAAATGAATAACGAATTTTTGAAGCTTCATGCCAATAATGGTAATGGTAGCGTTGATATTGCGATTGTTGGTGCGGGTGCGACGGGGGTTGAACTGTCTGCTGAGCTACACAATGCGGTTAAAGAACTTCGTACTTACGGATTTGGTGATCTAGATTCTAGCAAGCTTAACGTGAACTTGGTCGAAGCTGGGGAGTGTATACTTCCGGCTTTGCCTCCTCGTATCTCAAGTGCTGCTCACCTAGAGCTTACCAAGCTTGGCGTAAATGTACGCACAACGACTATGGTAACGAAAGCCGAATCTGATGGTCTAGTGACGAAAGATGGCGACAAAATTAAAGCCAAGATAATGGTTTGGGCGGCAGGGATTAAAGCGCCTGACTTTATGAAAGACATCGCTGGCCTTGAAACTAACCGCATCAATCAATTGGTGGTGACTGATACGCTTCAAACGACGCGTGACGAGACGGTTTTTGCGATTGGTGATTTGGCCCAGTGTACTCAAGAAGATGGTTCATTTGTTCCACCTAGAGCGCAAGCTGCACATCAAATGTCTAGCCATGTGTACAAGAACATTGTTGCTCTGCTCGCCAATAAACCGCTTAAACCTTATGTTTACAAAGATCATGGTTCATTGGTTTCGCTAAGCCGCTTCTCGACCGTGGGTAGCTTGATGGGGAACTTAACCAAAGGCTCCATGATGGTCGAGGGACGGATTGCTCGAGTGGTGTATATTTCGCTGTATCGTATGCACCAAATGGCGTTACATGGCGCGATCAAAACAGGGCTAATGATGTTAGTGGGTAGAATTAACCGTGTGTTAAGACCAAACTTAAAACTTCACTAA
- a CDS encoding GNAT family protein, which translates to MPPQFSLSSQRLTLRLIQPTEAEQFMLCVDRSNSLHQWVDWCHPQFSLQESERFLLATRLNWVRGDAYGFGLFRHTDGVLIGMVAVNELYHTYNMASIGYWVADVHQGKGYAKEGIQTVLDFCFDILKISRVEIVCDPSNKPSHSVAQSCGAKQETLARNRFIFDGEPRDGLVFSIIPKDIDK; encoded by the coding sequence ATGCCCCCTCAATTCTCCCTCTCTTCTCAACGCCTGACATTGCGATTGATTCAACCCACTGAAGCGGAGCAGTTTATGCTTTGCGTTGATCGTTCAAACTCGCTTCATCAGTGGGTTGACTGGTGCCATCCCCAATTTTCATTGCAGGAAAGTGAACGCTTTCTACTCGCTACTCGTCTGAATTGGGTAAGAGGTGATGCCTATGGTTTTGGGCTATTTCGTCATACCGACGGGGTACTGATTGGCATGGTTGCGGTGAATGAGCTTTATCATACTTACAATATGGCCAGCATTGGCTATTGGGTTGCCGACGTCCATCAAGGTAAAGGTTACGCCAAAGAAGGGATACAAACCGTGCTTGATTTTTGCTTCGACATATTAAAGATTTCTCGTGTCGAAATCGTTTGTGATCCCAGCAACAAGCCGAGTCATTCTGTGGCACAAAGCTGCGGCGCAAAGCAGGAAACTCTGGCGCGAAATCGTTTTATCTTTGATGGTGAGCCCAGAGACGGCTTGGTGTTTTCAATCATACCAAAAGACATCGATAAGTAG
- the fadR gene encoding fatty acid metabolism transcriptional regulator FadR: MVIKAKSPAGFAEKYIIESIWNGRFPPGSILPAERELSELIGVTRTTLREVLQRLARDGWLTIQHGKPTKVNQFMETSGLHILDTLMTLDADNATSIVEDLLAARTNISPIFMRYAFKANKESSEKTITSVIESCEALINASDWDEFMSSSPYADKIRQHVKDDGEKDEERRQEILLARTFNFYDYMLFQRLAFHSGNKIYGLIFNGVKKLYDRVGSYYFSNPESRVLAMDFYAQLLKVCQEGDREKLPLIIRNYGMESAQIWNQMKMTLPTNFTEDDS, encoded by the coding sequence ATGGTCATCAAGGCGAAGAGCCCTGCAGGGTTTGCAGAAAAATACATTATTGAAAGTATATGGAATGGTCGCTTCCCTCCCGGTTCCATTTTGCCCGCTGAACGTGAACTGTCAGAGCTTATTGGTGTTACTCGTACGACACTGCGAGAAGTATTACAAAGATTGGCTCGAGATGGTTGGTTGACCATTCAGCATGGTAAACCGACAAAAGTTAACCAGTTTATGGAAACGTCTGGGTTACACATTCTCGACACGTTAATGACGTTAGATGCTGATAATGCAACATCGATTGTTGAAGATTTGCTGGCAGCTCGTACCAATATCAGCCCTATTTTTATGCGCTATGCGTTTAAGGCCAATAAAGAGAGTTCAGAAAAAACCATCACGTCTGTCATTGAATCTTGTGAAGCTCTGATTAACGCCAGTGACTGGGATGAGTTTATGTCTTCCTCGCCTTATGCGGATAAAATTCGTCAGCACGTAAAAGACGATGGTGAAAAAGACGAAGAAAGACGACAAGAGATTTTGCTTGCTCGCACGTTTAATTTTTACGATTACATGTTGTTCCAAAGATTGGCGTTTCATTCCGGAAACAAAATTTATGGGCTCATTTTTAATGGTGTGAAAAAGCTGTATGACCGCGTCGGAAGTTACTATTTCTCTAATCCAGAATCACGTGTCTTAGCCATGGATTTCTATGCCCAGCTGCTTAAAGTTTGCCAAGAAGGCGATCGCGAGAAGTTGCCGTTAATCATTCGTAATTACGGTATGGAAAGTGCGCAAATTTGGAATCAAATGAAGATGACACTGCCAACAAACTTCACCGAAGATGACAGCTAA
- a CDS encoding HIT domain-containing protein encodes MAEETIFRKIIDKEIPADIVYQDELVTAFRDINPRAPIHVLIVPNKLIPTVNDIEAEDELVMGRLFTVAKKLAKEEGIDQDGYRLIMNCNSYGGQEVYHIHMHLVGGRALGPILVN; translated from the coding sequence ATGGCTGAAGAAACCATTTTTAGAAAGATCATTGATAAAGAAATCCCCGCAGACATCGTTTATCAGGACGAATTGGTGACAGCATTTAGAGACATTAACCCTAGAGCGCCAATCCATGTTTTGATCGTTCCGAACAAGCTCATCCCGACAGTGAATGATATTGAGGCAGAAGATGAACTCGTGATGGGCCGTTTGTTTACTGTTGCAAAAAAGCTGGCTAAAGAAGAAGGGATAGATCAAGACGGTTACCGTCTTATAATGAACTGTAACTCATATGGAGGCCAAGAGGTTTACCATATCCATATGCATTTAGTCGGTGGGCGAGCGCTAGGGCCGATTCTGGTTAATTAG
- a CDS encoding DUF1887 family protein has protein sequence MAVHVGIIDQDPIRLVTPLLDHRTISSHIVFIGDTTQEAAYLRLSKVLEKRAITSELFIIPSVTNTALIKQSIKVLADDLRKRGEEIKLNASCGLRHRLLSVYEVFRSYQWPIFVVEPNSDKLCWLYPETKEDTQVQDHITIEDYLTIFGARGEFSELEITPTLDKTLYQLGERWASNALELGPGLATLNYLATTCRKEQRLDVELSEKQQGYRELNMLLTDLVDAQIASYDNGKLTFVSEDARRFSNGEWLETLVHSTVKQLQDDLPTIQDRSLNVQVYRKLGEREVRNELDVASVVNNKLHIIECKTKGMRDDGDDTLYKLESLRDLLGGLQARAMLVSFRPLRHNDITRAEDLGLALIGPEELKNLKHHLREWFQEAGGSEEL, from the coding sequence ATGGCAGTTCATGTTGGGATTATTGATCAAGATCCTATCCGCCTTGTTACCCCACTGCTGGATCATCGTACTATTAGCTCGCACATCGTATTCATTGGTGACACCACCCAAGAGGCCGCGTACCTACGCTTATCCAAAGTGCTCGAAAAACGCGCCATCACTTCAGAGTTATTTATCATTCCATCAGTCACGAATACCGCTTTAATCAAGCAGTCGATAAAAGTACTTGCTGATGATCTCAGAAAACGTGGAGAAGAAATTAAACTGAATGCCAGCTGTGGATTAAGACACCGACTCCTTTCTGTTTATGAAGTCTTTCGAAGCTATCAATGGCCCATCTTTGTGGTTGAACCAAATAGCGATAAATTGTGCTGGCTATACCCAGAAACAAAAGAAGATACGCAAGTTCAAGATCATATCACCATTGAAGATTACTTAACTATCTTTGGCGCACGCGGTGAATTCAGCGAACTGGAAATCACACCGACTCTCGACAAAACCTTGTACCAATTAGGCGAGCGATGGGCAAGCAATGCATTAGAGTTAGGGCCTGGTTTAGCGACGCTGAATTATTTAGCCACTACCTGCCGAAAAGAGCAGCGACTGGATGTTGAACTTTCAGAAAAGCAGCAAGGCTATAGAGAATTGAATATGCTTCTCACCGATTTAGTCGACGCTCAAATCGCGAGTTATGATAATGGTAAACTCACCTTTGTTAGCGAAGACGCGAGAAGGTTTTCAAATGGTGAATGGTTAGAAACTCTGGTGCACAGTACCGTTAAGCAACTTCAAGATGATTTGCCGACCATTCAAGACAGATCACTCAATGTTCAAGTCTATCGTAAACTGGGTGAGCGAGAAGTCCGAAATGAGCTTGATGTCGCCTCGGTTGTAAATAATAAACTGCATATTATAGAGTGTAAGACCAAGGGCATGCGTGATGATGGGGATGACACCCTATATAAACTCGAATCTCTCAGAGACTTACTCGGGGGCTTACAGGCTCGAGCTATGCTCGTGAGTTTTCGCCCTTTAAGACATAATGACATTACTCGCGCTGAAGATCTCGGCCTCGCTCTGATTGGGCCAGAAGAGCTAAAGAATCTAAAACATCACCTACGCGAATGGTTTCAAGAGGCGGGTGGTAGCGAGGAACTGTAG